AGGTTCGACGGCAGTCCGGAACTGGTAGATTGAGTCGAACAGCGTTTGGTCGATGGGGGCAACGACAACCCCACGCTTGCCTGTGTCCTGCACGAATCGCTGGGCCTTGAGCATGGCAATCGCGCTGTTCACCGGCTGGCGCGAGACTTGCAGGCGCTCTGCCAATTCATCTTGGTTCAGCCGCTCACCCGCCTTTATGTCGCCCGAGCAAATCGCTTCGAGGAGCGCATCGTAGGCCTGCTCTACCAGCGTTTTCTTTTGGGTAAGTGCTTCCATACCGCGCCTCTTTGGCAAGTCGTCATCCGGACCTCCCTCACCCCCACCATAAGCTCAGTGTTGACACATCGCAACCGTTCGTATTTCGTATACGAAATTTCACATACGGGACGCGAAGGGAGAGATCATGTCGGCACCGATCCGGGTTTTGCTCGCGAAAGTTGGCCTCGACGGCCATGACCGCGGCGTCAAGGTTGTCGCACGCACGCTGCGCGATGGCGGCATGGACGTCGTCTACACCGGGCTGCACAGGACGCCAGAGGAGGTCGTCACGGCCGCCGTGCAGGAAGACGTCGATATTCTCGGCGTCAGCCTGCTGTCCGGCGTCCAAATGACGGTCTTCCCCAAAATTTTCGCGCTGCTGAAGGAAAAGAATGTCGAAGACATGATCATCGTCGCCGGCGGCGTCATGCCCGATGAGGACGTCGCCGAACTCAAGAGGATGGGCGTTGCCGAAGTACTTTTGCAGGACACGCCACCGCAGCAGATCATCGATACTCTGACGAGCCTCGTCGAGGCGCGGGGTGCGCGCTGATGGCCGCGGGCATGGAGTACTGGTCATGGCCTCCGCGCTATGACGAAAACTATTCGCCGGATCCGGGCAGCAGATGTTGGTTTCCGCATCGCGAAACCATGCACGCGGCAGACCGTGAGGCAGCGATCCTGAAGCGCCTGCAAGAGGTCTGCGCTTATGCCTACGAACATGCGCCCTTCTATCGCAAGAAATGGGAAGAAAGCGGATTCCACCCCTCTCAACTGAAATCGCTTGAGGACTTCGAGTCCCGCGTGCCGGTGGTCAAGAAGGGTGATCTTCGAGCAGCCCAGGAGGCCCATCCACCTTTCGGCGATTACCTCTGTGTGCCGGAAAGTGAAGTCTTCCACGTCCACGGCACCAGTGGCACCACCGGTCGGCCGACCGCATTTGGCGTTTCACAAAACGACTGGCGCTCCATCGCCAACGCCCATGCGCGGATCATGTGGGCAATGGGCATGCGCCCGGGCGACACTATCTGTGTGGCCGCCATCTTCTCGCTCTACATGGGCAGTTGGGGAGCCTTAGCTGGGGCCGAGCGTCTTGGCGCCAAAGCGTTTCCTTTCGGTGCCGGAGCGGCTGGCATGTCCTCGCGCTGCGCCCAGTGGCTGGACATTTTGAAGCCTGCCGGCTTCTACGGCACCCCGACCTACGCCATCCACCTCGCCGAGACCGCCATCAGGGACGGGCGTGATCCGCGCAAGTTCGGTCTGAAATTCATGTTCTTCTCGGGCGAGCCGGGTGCGTCAATCCCCTCGATCCGTGAGCGCATCGAAGATCTGTACGGCGCCAAGGTTTATGACAGTGGCTCCATGGGCGAAATGACGCCCTGGATGCACGTCGCCGGGTCCGAGCAAACCCCGGGCATGATGTGCTGGCAGGACATCGTCTATACCGAAGTCTGCGATCCAAAAACGCACCATCGCGTTCCCTACGGGCAGCGCGGCACGCCAGTCTACACCCATCTTGAACGGACTTCGCAGCCAATGATCCGGCTGGAATCCGGCGATCTCACAGTGTGGACCAACGATGCCACTCCCTGCGGCCGGACATATCCGCAGCTACCCATGGGCATCATCGGTCGGATCGACGACATGATCACCATCCGGGGCGAGAACGTCTATCCGTCCGAGATCGAGGCAGCACTGAGCCAGCTTTCTGGTTACGGCGGCGAACATCGCATCTTCATCACCCGCGAGGGTACGATGGACGAAATGCTGATTTCGGTCGAGCAAGACGGCGAGGGCTGGGCACGCGGCGAGGACAGCCAAAAAGCCTTCCACGCAACCGTTGCCACGCAGCTGCACAACATGCTGGGCCTGCGCTCAGTGATCGAGATCGTCGCGCCAAACACTCATCTGCGGACCGACTTCAAGGCCAAGCGCGTCGTCGATGACCGGCAGGCCTTTATTGAGATGCAGGCCCGTCACCTGAAGGTGTCCTCCTGATGGCCCGGCGGTACATTCCGTCGCCTGATCTGATCGCGCCCGCTGCTGCTGGGGAAACCTGGGCTATCGCCCGGTTGATCAGCCGTGCCGAGGTTGGAGTGCCGGAAGTGCGCGAGGCCATCGGCCAGATCTACAAGCGCGCCGGCCGAGCGCATGTGATCGGGATCACCGGCGTGCCCGGCTCGGGCAAGTCCACCCTGGTCGGAAAACTGGTGAGACGGTTGCGCGGTGACGACCTGAAAGTTGCCGTCGTCGCGATCGACCCGTCCAGCCCTTATTCAGGTGGCTCGATCCTTGGCGACCGCATTCGGATGTCCGACCTCGTGCTGGACCCGAATGTCTTCATCCGGTCAATGGCTACGCGCGGCGCGGTCGGCGGCATGGCCCATGCGGCGCTCGACGTGGTGGACATCCTCGACCTCGCAGGCTTCGACAAGATCATCATCGAGACGGTCGGCGTTGGCCAGGACGAGGTGGAAATTGCCAAGTCCTCGCACACCACAGTCGTCGTCTCTGCCCCCGGCCTCGGCGACGAGATACAGGCGATCAAGGCAGGTATCCTCGAAATCGCTGATATCCATGTCGTCTCGAAATGCGACAGATCGGACGCCAACCGAACCCTCACCGATCTGAAGATGATGCTGAAAGATGGGATCAGCGGGGCGTTGACCCGGGGCTGGCTGCCGCCAGTCATCGGAACCTCCTCGGTTGACGGCGACGGTTTCGACGAGCTGGTCGCAACCTTCGACAAGCACCTGCAAAGCCTCGATGGCCCCGCTGGGGCAGAGCGCCGGGCGCAGATCTCGACCTTCCGCCTTCAGAAGGCGGCAGAGACCCTCATGCTCGAGCGGCTTCGCGACGAGGGTGAATTTGGCACTCAAGGACCGCGCGTTGCCTCGCGACAGACCGATCCCTACGCGGCGGCCAGCGCGATCGTGAAACAATTCTCCAGGGAGACCAACCATGTCTAAGACCATCAGCCAATCCACTCCCGAAGACATCAGGGCAACCGTGGAGGCCTGGGAAGAGAACGAAGTCGCCAACTTCATCGCCCGCGCGCCGGAGACGAAAGAACAGTACTACACGCTTGGCGATTTCCCGGTGAAACGCACATACACTGCTGCCGACATCGCCGACACCCCTGCCGAGGACATTGGCCTGCCCGGGCGGTATCCCTTCACCCGAGGCCCCTATCCGACCATGTATCGTGGCCGGAACTGGACGATGCGGCAGATCGCGGGGTTCGGTACGGGAGAGGACACCAACAAGCGGTTCAAGTTTCTGATCGAACAAGGGCAGACCGGCATTTCGACCGATTTCGACATGCCGACCCTGATGGGCTACGACAGCGACCACCCCATGTCCGACGGAGAAGTTGGTCGCGAGGGCGTGGCCATCGACACGCTCGCCGACATGCGGGCTCTTCTCGAAGGGATCGACCTCGAGAAAATCTCGGTTTCCCTGACGATCAACCCGACCGCATGGATCCTGCTCGCGATGTACATCGCGCTGTGTGAAGAACGCGGCTACGACCTCAACAAGGTCTCCGGCACTGTCCAGGCCGATATTCTAAAGGAGTATATGGCGCAGAAGGAGTATATCTATCCGATCGCTCCCTCGGTTCGGATCGTGCGCGATATCATCGGCTACACCACCAAAACGATGAAGCGCTATAACCCGATAAACATATCCGGTTACCACATTTCTGAGGCGGGTTCTTCGCCGATCCACGAGGCGGCGTTCACGCTGGCGAACCTCATCGTCTATGTTGATGAAGTTCTGAAAACCGGCGTCGATGTGGACGATTTCGCTCCGCGCCTTGCCTTTTTCTTTGTCTGCCAGGCGGATTTCTTCGAAGAGATCGCCAAATTTCGAGCGCTCCGTCGCTGCTACGCCAAGATCATGAAAGAGCGGTTCGGCGCCAAGAAGCCGGAATCCATGCGCCTGCGCTTCCATTGCCAGACGGCGGCCGCTTCGCTGACCAAGCCGCAGTACATGGTCAACGTTATGAGAACCACGACACAGGCGTTGGCTGCCGTTCTTGGCGGCGCACAGTCGTTGCATACCAACGGCTACGACGAAGCCTTCGCCATCCCCACTGAACACGCCATGTACTTAGCGCTCCGCACACAACAAGTAATCGCCGATGAAACCGGGGTGACGCAGGTCGTCGATCCGTTGGGTGGTTCCTATTTCGTGGAAAGCCTGACCAACGACTACGAGAAGAAGATCTTCGAGATCCTGGACGAAGTCGAAGAGCGCGGCGGCACCATCAAGCTGATCGAAGAAGGTTGGTTCCAAAAGCACATCGCGGACTTCGCCTATGAAACCGCGCTGCGAAAGCAGTCGGGCGAAAAGCCGGTCATCGGCGTGAACCGCTACGTTCTGGACGAAAGCGACGTCAAGATTGAGGTCCATCCCTACGACGAAACCACCGCCAAGCGTCAGATCGACCGCACCCAATCGGTTCGCGCGAACCGCGACGAAGCCAAGGTGCAAGCCCTTCTGGACCAGCTTGTCGAGGTTGCCAAGGACGATAGCCAGAACGTTATGCCGGTCACGATCGAATTGGTGAAGCAAGGGGCGACAATGGGCGACATCGTCGAGAAACTGAAAGGCATCTGGGGCGTCTATCGGGAAACTCCGGTCTTCTGATCGATGGGGCAACTTCGAAAGAAGGCCAAGGCCCTGTCACAACGAGTTAGAGAAGGCGACCGAGATGCAGCAGTCGAACTGCTACAGCACAGCGTCAAACTGGGCCACGGGAAGCTCGCCCTGCGCCGACTCTTTCTCGCTCGGGCGATGGGCGCAGCCGTTCCCAACGACGACCTTCGGTGCTGCCTGTCAATTTTCCACAAGTTGCCGCGCGCAACGACGGACGCGATGGCGGCAGAAGAACACCGCAAGGCAGCCCGCTACATGAAAAGAAAGAAGACGGATGGCTGATTACCTCGCCCCTTTGCGCGCCGACTATGACGGAAACTCCCCCGATCTGAAGGGCGCTCCGGCCTTTGCCGGGGAAGGTGCCGTTGTTCTGGGACGTACGACGCTGGGCGCCGCCGCTTGGCTTGGGGCTTGGTCCGTGATCCGGGCCGACGGGCACTATGTCCGGATTGGCGAGGACTTTCATCTCGGCGAACACGCGACCGTGCATATCGCTCATGACATTTACCCCACTCATATCGGCGACCGTGTGACAGCCGGAAAAGGAGCGGTGATACACGCGTGCACGTTGGGAGATGGCTGCGTTGTCGAACGCGAGGCCGTAATTCTCGATGGTTCGCGCATTGGCGCTGGCGCCGTGATTTCAGCCGGCTCTGTGGTTTTTCCACGAAGTGAATTGGAAGGCGGCTGGCTCTATTCTGGCAGCCCCGCCAAACCGGTCGCCCGCGTTTCCCCACCGGAACTGGAAGGTTTTCACCAGAAGATCCGCAATGCTGGAGCAAAGGACGACCCGGGCGATCACTGGCCCCAGCCCCGCCTCGACTGCTTCGTCGCCCCCTCCGCCCGGGTGCGCGGAACGGTTTCGGTCGGTGAAGGCGTGGGCGTCTGGTATGGCTGCCGCCTCGACGCAGGCGCGCATCGGATTGTCATCGGCGATGGCACCAACGTTCAGGACAACAGCATTCTATCTTGCGATGCGGCCGATATCTTGGTCGGCCCGGATGTCACCATCGGTCACAACGTGACCATATCCGACTGCAACATCGGGTCCAGCAGCCTGATCGGCATCGGATCGTTGATCGCCCCAGGAACGATTGTCGAAAGCGAAGTTCTCGTCGCCGCCGGCACCCATACAGAACCGGGCCAGCGACTGACCGCTGGCCAAGTCTGGGCAGGTCGCCCGGCGCGCCCGATCGCTCAAATGGACGAGCACAAACGCAAAATGACTGCGGATATCCTTTCGGTCTACCGCAACTACGCGGACAGCTTCCGCGCGTCGCCACACAGACCTTTGACCCAGCCTGCGGAGGACTGAAATGGGGAACCGACTTTCTAGAATCGTGACGCGCACGGGCGATGCCGGAAAGACCGGATTGTCCGACGGGTCTCGGGTGGACAAAGACACGCCACGGATGGAAGCCATCGGCACCATCGACGAACTGAACAGCCAGATCGGTTTTGCGCGCAGCCTCATCGCTGGGTCTGAGGACATGGAGGACATCCGGAACATGCTGGTTCTGGCGCAGCATGACCTGTTCGACTTGGGTGGCGCCCTGTCACTTCCAGGCGCGGACCTGTTGACCAAGGCGCATATCGATCGGATTGAGGCCAGCGCGGAACGCCTAAACGCGAAATTGCCGGCCTTGAAGGAGTTCATCCTGCCGGGTGGATCTCCTGCGGTGGGCGCTTTCCATGTTGCGCGCACCACCTGTCGGCGGGCCGAACGACGGTTACTTTCGCAGCTCGACTGTGATCCGCAGCCCGGAGCATTTGGGCTGGCGTATCTCAATCGTCTCTCTGATCTTTTGTTCATAATGGCCCGCACAGTCGGTGCCTCTGATGGAAGTGGCGAGCAATACTGGGAAGCTGGAAAGAGTTTGGCCTGATGCTCGTCAACCGAGGAACACACCGGTGATGAGCATGAATGTTGGGGTCATTGGCGCCGGTCAGATGGGATCCGGCATCGCGCAGGTCTTCGTTCAAGCTGGATACGACGTGATCCTGCACGATGTGTCCGACACCCAATTGAAAGCGGGATACGACCGGATAGCGCGAACCTTGGATCGCACAGTCGATAAGGGTCGCATGACCCGGACCGAGGCTGACGCGGCCCTTTCTCACCTGCGCCTTTCCGGATCGCTGGAGGAGATTGGCGCGACCGAACTGGTGGTCGAAAGCGCAACAGAAAACGAAACGATCAAACGCAAGATTTTTACCGACCTGACACCTCTTCTGGCCGAGCAAACGTTGCTCACGACCAATACGTCGTCACTGTCCATCACTCGCCTGGCCGCGATGACCGATCGCCCGGAACGGTTCATGGGGCTCCATTTCATGAACCCGGTCCCGGTCATGCAGCTGGTCGAGTTGATCCGGGGCATCGCGACGGACGCGGCAACTTTCAGAAGCATCGCCGGTGTCGTGGAACGGCTGGGTAAGACGGCCAGCACGTCGGAAGACTACCCCGCTTTCATCGTGAACCGGATTCTGATCCCAATGATCAACGAAGCGGTCTATGCACTGTATGAGGGAGTCGGGAATGTCACGTCGATCGATGTTTCCATGCGCCTTGGCGCAAACCACGCAATGGGCCCGCTGGAACTGGCGGATTTCATCGGACTGGATACCTGCCTCGCCATCATGAATGTTCTGAATGATGGCTTGGGAGATACAAAATACCGGCCTTGCCCGTTACTGGTCAAATATGTTGAGGCCGGGTGGCTGGGCAGAAAGGCAAGGCGCGGTTTCTACGATTACCGTGATCCGGATTCCGGACCGGTTCCCACACGGTGACTCAAGCCGAGGGTTTTGCGGCCCTCAGGATGTCGTTTCACACGGCGGCACTGGCGGTGACGCTCTGCCACAGCTTCGCGTCGTTGCAAGGCGTTGAGCATGGCTATCTGAGAGCGGTGCGTTGTCCGCCATCAGCATCGAAATTGGCCGGATCGAGCCAGGCCGCGAACCGTGCACGGATCGCCGGCCATTCCTCGTCCGTGATCGAGTACCAGGCCGTATCCCTGTTCTCGCCCTTGACGACCATGTGGTTGCGAAAGATCCCCTCGAACGTGAAACCAAACCGAAGCGCCGCACGTCGGGAGGGTTCGTTGCGCGCGTTGCAGCGCCACTGCCACCGGCGGTAGCGCAGGTCGCTCATGATGTGGTCGGCCAACAGGAAGAATGCTTCGGTCGCCACGCGACTGCGCGCGATCCGTGGCCCCCAAAGGATGTGGCCGATCTCGGCCGTGCCATGTTGCGGGACGATGTCCATCAGGCTCTGCCGTCCCTCCGTGCGCCCGGAGCGTTGGTCGATGACCGCAAAGAACATCGGGTCGCCGGATGCTGCTTTCGGAACGAGCCATGTGTCAAAGTCAGCGCGAGAGGTCGGGATCGGATCGGCGAGATACCTGTGCAGCCGCGCAGCGTGGGGTCCGGCCACCGCGTCATAGAGATCGTCGCCATGCCGTTCGGGATCGAGCGGTTCGAGCCGGCACCACCGACCTTGCAGAACCTGTCGCGCGGGCATGGGCCAGCATGACGGGAATGCGCGTTCCCCCATCCGCGCCTCACCTTGCATCCAGCATGACCTGGCTTGTCTCACGCTGCGCCCCGGATGATGCGAAGGCGTCGGCAAGCCGGCCAAGGCCGATCTCGATGTCCTGAAGGCTCGGCAGCGTATAGCTGAGCCGAAGCGTGTTGCCCCCGGACCCGTCGGCGAAGAAGGCCCGGCCCGGCACGAAGGCGACGCCGTGATCGGCGACCGCGTGCACGAGCAGCTCTTTCGTGTCGATGCCCCCGGGCAGCTCGACCCAGACGAACATGCCGCCATCAGGCCGGGTCCACCGACTGCCGGACGGGAGGGCGTCTCCAATGCGGGAGAGCATGGCGTCGCGCTTCTCCCGGTAGACATTCCGTGCACGCTCGGCCTGTGCATCATAGATCGTTCTTGCGAGGTGGAGCATCACGCGCTGATTGATGGCCGGGGAGTTCAGGTCGCTGCTCTGCTTGATGAGCGTCAGCCGGCTGACGATCTCGCGCGCGGCGCAAACCCAGCCGACCCTGAGACCCGGCGTGAAGATCTTGGAGAACGACCCGCAGTAGACGACGCGCGAGGCGTCGATGCCGCCCGCATCCCCTGCGTCGAGGGCAAGCATCGGCGCCTCGGCGATCCCGTCGAAGCGGAGAACCTCGTAGGGACTGTCCTCAATCACCGGCATGTCACGCGCGGCCGCCAGCGCGAGGATACCGCGACGCGCCTCCTCGCCCAAGGTTTCGCCGGTGGGATTGGCGAAGTCGGGAACCACATAGGCGAAGGCGTCGCGGCGCCCGGCCGCTCTTTCTTCTCCGTCGTCCAGTTCGACGCGTCCATTGTCCGAGATGCGCAGCGTTGCGTATGTGGGCCGGTTTGGCGCGAAAGCCTGCAACGCGCCCAGATAGGTCGGTGCAGTGACTGCGACCCTGTCGCCGGGCGACACGAAAAGCCTGCCGAGGAATTCGAGCGCCTGCTGCGAGCCGCTGGTGATCAGGATGTTCTCGGGGTCGCAGGGAACGCCCTTCGCGCGCATGTGCTCCACGATCCAGGCGCGCAGATCCGGGTCCCCTTCGCTCACGGAATACTGGAGCGCTCGGCGCGCCTCCTCACGGTCTCCGAGGATTGCGTCATACGCCTGCTGGATCAGGCCGGTCGGAAAGAGCGCCGGATCGGGGATGCCGCCGGCGAATGAGATCACGCCCGGCTGCTCGATGAGCTTCAGGAGTTCCCTGATTTCGGAAGCCTGGAAATCCTGCATGCCATCGGCGTAACGAGGCGCCCACGCGGCTTTCTCTCCCTTCATTTGTCACCCCTCGCCATTGACTGGCTTTCTTGCAGGCTCCCCTCTTCGGGGTCGCATCTGTGTTTTCGAAATAAAAACCCACGGACCGGCAACATGCTTCAGCCCTCCAATGCAGCGAGGCAGCGCCGGACTGCGGCCGGGAAGCCGATCAGCAGTGCATCCGCCGTCAGACCATGCCCGATCGAGACCTCTGCCAGATCGGGGATCGCGTGTCTGAGCGGCGGCAAGTTGTCGGCGGTCAGGTCGTGACCGGCGTTCATCTGGAGGGCCGGTCGATCGCCAGCCTGGTTGTGCCCCGTCATGCGCGCGGCTTCGGCGGTTGCGACGAGGTCGCTCAACGCGCGATCTGCCGAACGGGGATCGGATGCGCCGCCATACGGACCGGTGTAGAGTTCGATCCGCTCCGCACCGGTCTGCCACGCTGACATCGGCGCGTCCGCCATCGGATCGACAAACAAGGCGACCCGTAGCCCATGATGCTGCAAGTCGCGCACAACGGTCGCCAGCATGGCTCCGTGTTCGTCGAAGTCCCAGCCGTGGTCCGAGGTCGGCTGGTCCGGGCTGTCCGGTACGAGTGTGACCTGGTGCGCCTTGACGGACAGCGCGAGTTCGATGAACTCGCGTGTGGGATAGCCCTCTACGTTGAATTCCGCATGCGGGTAGTCCGAAGCGATCAGGGCCGAAAGGTCGCGCACGTCCGAAAACCGGATATGCCGCTGGTCGGGTCTTGGATGGACGGTGATCCCATGTGCCCCGGCATCAAGAACGGCGCGTGCCACCTCGAGAAGGTTCGGCCACGGCACGGCGCGCCGGTTGCGGAGATAGGCGACGGCGTTGAGGTTCACCGACAGTCTGGTCTTCATGAGCATTTCGTCTCCACCCTGCCGCGCTCTCTCGCGGCTTGAGGGCGCATCCGTTTCGCGCCTTGGTTTGTGATGTTGAGGCACGTTCACCAGCCAGCAGGGTCCGTACGCAATGGGCGTGCCGGATGCGGCCAACGGGGCTGTCGGCCACCGATGACCACGGGAAACCGAACCCGTCGTGCTGGCCCCCAGCCGGTGGCCTCGGAGACCAGATCGCCGTCCTCGATGGGCGCCATGTCTTCGAGCGGGTCCGTCGGGCCGGCGGAGACCAGAAGCTGTGCGGTGCGAGCAAGAGACAGGCGAGCCGAGACGACATCTCCGCGATCGCGCAAGATCCTCAGCGCACGCAAGGCAGCAGCCGCCATCAGGTAGCCTGTCGCGTGATCCAGCGCCTGCACCGGCAATGGCACAGGACGCTCCGCTCCGGATCGCGCCATGCCGGCGTCGGCGATCCCGCTGCTCATCTGCACCAGGCTGTCAAACCCCCGCCGACCCGCCCACGGGCCGGACCAGCCATAGGCATCGAGCGCGACCTCGATCATGTCCGGCGCAAGCGCACGTAGCCGATCCCCGTCATAGCCGAGCCCGGCCAGCGCGCCGGGCCGATAGCCATGCACCAGCACATCCGCTTGTCCGAGCAGGCCCTCGAACGTCGTCCGATCATCCGACCGGCGCAGGTCAAGGCCGGCCAGCTTCTTGCCGAGCGTCACCTCGGGCTCGAGGCCCGGCTCGCTCCACCCAGGCGGATCGATCCGGAGCACACTGGCGCCGAAGCCCGCCAGGAAGCGGGTTGCGACCGGTCCCGCGAGGACGCGTGTCAGGTCGAGGACGCGCAAGCCGTCGAGATCCTTCGGGGCCACTCCGCTGCTTTTCGTGCGCCAGGCGATCACGGGTTCTTTGGAAACCGCGATGCCTTGCGGATGCTCCGCCCATTCCGACAGGCTATGCATGGCCGCGGCAGCGCCGCCGGCGGCCACGACCGCGTCCTCGAGGTCCGATTTTCGCCACCCCCGGACCGCCTCGCCGACCGCGTCCCGTTCCGCAGCGCAGCCCAGAACCGACAAGGCCGCGTCCCGGTGGTGCGGCGCATTGGTGTGCAGCTTCACCCAGCCGTCTTGCGCCTCGTAGTCGCCGGCGATCGGGTCCCATGCGTCCGGAACGGCCCATCCGTCCGGGCGGAGGGTCATGCCGAACCAGATGAGGGTCCGACGGACATCGATCCCCACGTCGCGGAGGCCAAGCATACCGGCCAGCTCACGGGCTGCAGCGCCCACGCTCGCGACGGCGAGGTCGGAGACCGCAAACCACGCGGGCAGACTTGCAGGCGACGCCGTGCGGAGGGCCACATCGGGAGCGAAGCTGCGCCCCAGAGCTGTATCGATCTGGTTGTCAATCGTGCCGCGCATTGAGGAGCCCCCGAGTTTCAATGGCTTGGACATGGCCTGATAATCGCATGAGCCCGATAAGCCATTTGCTCACCTGCTCCGAAATACCGTTCTTCGCAGAATAAAACTGCAGCCGTGCAGAATCCGTCGAACCGATCAGGCGACCACCCCACCGGCGTGAAAGCGATGCTCGGCGCCTGGGCTTTCAGAGCTCAAGCCCTCTGCACATGAAACGCTGCTGTGGGACGGTGCGGGTCAGCGGCCCCGCCTGAGCGAAGCTCATCCTCCTTGACTCCTTTATTTAACGCCATTAATTTACGACTCATAAGTTTTGGAGTCAACATGGCAGCCCTCATCCGATCCAGCCTCTTCGTTCCCGGCGCCAGGACGCATCACGAGAGGTGGTCCTGATGGCGCGACCGAGAAAGCAGGATGCCCGGGATCTCAGGCTGCTTGCGATCGATGCCGCGATCTCGTTGCTGACCCAGCGGGAGTCGCCCGATCTATCGATGGCCGAAGTCGCGCGGATGATTGGCTGTTCGGCGCCGGCGCTTTATGCGCATTTCGCAGACAAGGACGACTTGCTCGACACTGTTCGGCAAACAGTGCTGGAGCGGCAAACCGCCGGAAAGAAGCGACGCTACGAACGCCCGACGAAAAGCGCCCTCGAGAACCTCGCGGACGGCGGCCATGCGTATCTTGATAACGCCGCGCGTGCGCCGGCGATCTATCGACTGATCTACTGCAGAACTCCGAAGTCGGAAGAAGCGACCGAAGCCGTCTCCCATCCGGCATTGACCGCGCTCGCGCGCGGCGTCGCGGCCTGTCAGGCCGAGGGCTATGCCACGGAGCATGCGCCAGAAGAGGTGGCGCGCATGCTTTGGTCAATGGTTCATGGCGCGGCTCTGCTCGCTCTCGACAGCGCCGAAGGACA
This genomic window from Rhodovulum sp. ES.010 contains:
- a CDS encoding TetR/AcrR family transcriptional regulator; the encoded protein is MARPRKQDARDLRLLAIDAAISLLTQRESPDLSMAEVARMIGCSAPALYAHFADKDDLLDTVRQTVLERQTAGKKRRYERPTKSALENLADGGHAYLDNAARAPAIYRLIYCRTPKSEEATEAVSHPALTALARGVAACQAEGYATEHAPEEVARMLWSMVHGAALLALDSAEGQRADAWRDAHRCVDLAMALIRSEDAGRLGIPISVPSKTEGPKR
- a CDS encoding pyridoxine 5'-phosphate synthase — encoded protein: MKTRLSVNLNAVAYLRNRRAVPWPNLLEVARAVLDAGAHGITVHPRPDQRHIRFSDVRDLSALIASDYPHAEFNVEGYPTREFIELALSVKAHQVTLVPDSPDQPTSDHGWDFDEHGAMLATVVRDLQHHGLRVALFVDPMADAPMSAWQTGAERIELYTGPYGGASDPRSADRALSDLVATAEAARMTGHNQAGDRPALQMNAGHDLTADNLPPLRHAIPDLAEVSIGHGLTADALLIGFPAAVRRCLAALEG
- a CDS encoding PLP-dependent aminotransferase family protein encodes the protein MKGEKAAWAPRYADGMQDFQASEIRELLKLIEQPGVISFAGGIPDPALFPTGLIQQAYDAILGDREEARRALQYSVSEGDPDLRAWIVEHMRAKGVPCDPENILITSGSQQALEFLGRLFVSPGDRVAVTAPTYLGALQAFAPNRPTYATLRISDNGRVELDDGEERAAGRRDAFAYVVPDFANPTGETLGEEARRGILALAAARDMPVIEDSPYEVLRFDGIAEAPMLALDAGDAGGIDASRVVYCGSFSKIFTPGLRVGWVCAAREIVSRLTLIKQSSDLNSPAINQRVMLHLARTIYDAQAERARNVYREKRDAMLSRIGDALPSGSRWTRPDGGMFVWVELPGGIDTKELLVHAVADHGVAFVPGRAFFADGSGGNTLRLSYTLPSLQDIEIGLGRLADAFASSGAQRETSQVMLDAR
- a CDS encoding CoA transferase produces the protein MSKPLKLGGSSMRGTIDNQIDTALGRSFAPDVALRTASPASLPAWFAVSDLAVASVGAAARELAGMLGLRDVGIDVRRTLIWFGMTLRPDGWAVPDAWDPIAGDYEAQDGWVKLHTNAPHHRDAALSVLGCAAERDAVGEAVRGWRKSDLEDAVVAAGGAAAAMHSLSEWAEHPQGIAVSKEPVIAWRTKSSGVAPKDLDGLRVLDLTRVLAGPVATRFLAGFGASVLRIDPPGWSEPGLEPEVTLGKKLAGLDLRRSDDRTTFEGLLGQADVLVHGYRPGALAGLGYDGDRLRALAPDMIEVALDAYGWSGPWAGRRGFDSLVQMSSGIADAGMARSGAERPVPLPVQALDHATGYLMAAAALRALRILRDRGDVVSARLSLARTAQLLVSAGPTDPLEDMAPIEDGDLVSEATGWGPARRVRFPVVIGGRQPRWPHPARPLRTDPAGW